Proteins encoded together in one Procambarus clarkii isolate CNS0578487 chromosome 67, FALCON_Pclarkii_2.0, whole genome shotgun sequence window:
- the LOC123767576 gene encoding retinol dehydrogenase 12-like has protein sequence MEFLRSSCDPHWVSVEYFTTGLGFFLEQEFSVLVGLCSLMCAVDYYLGNCLTCMLFHSTIIVLVRRILAGGICNSVKRLNGKIIVITGCNVGIGRETARNLSRRGAKIIMACRDTKTAEKVAEEIRDQTGGELVVMKLDLASLKSVRAFAADLRAKETRIHMLINNAGVMMCPYMKTEDGFEMQMGTNHLGHFLLTCLLLPLLTHSEPARIINISSLGHTQGYIPFDDMKYERGYDKIQAYGNSKLANVLFTRQLAKKLKGTNIQVFAVHPGAVQSNLARHVVERWYASKLMAIISKNTVEGTQTTLHCALEAIQEDPYYYSDCGLGYASAAARDDAVAEKLWHISEEMVGLAKED, from the exons ATGGAGTTCCTCCGCAGCAGTTGTGATCCCCATTGGGTGTCTGTGGAGTACTTTACAACGGGCCTCGGATTCTTCTTGGAGCAAGAATTCAGTGTTCTTGTCGGGCTATGTTCCCTGA TGTGTGCTGTTGACTACTATCTGGGTAACTGCCTGACATGCATGTTATTCCATAGTACCATCATCGTACTGGTCCGCCGCATCCTGGCTGGTGGAATATGCAACTCTGTGAAACGTTTAAATGGAAAAATTATTGTGATTACCGGTTGCAATGTTGGCATTGGAAGAGAGACTGCACGTAATCTGAGCAGAAGAG GGGCTAAAATTATAATGGCCTGTAGAGACACGAAGACGGCAGAAAAAGTCGCTGAAGAGATACGTGATCAAACCGGTGGCGAGCTTGTGGTCATGAAACTGGACCTTGCATCCTTAAAATCTGTCCGTGCATTTGCTGCCGACCTCAGAGCCAAAGAAACAAGGATTCACATGCTGATCAATAATGCAG GTGTTATGATGTGTCCATATATGAAGACTGAAGATGGGTTTGAAATGCAGATGGGCACCAACCACCTTGGCCATTTCCTGTTGACCTGCTTACTGCTGCCCTTATTGACTCACTCTGAACCTGCTCGTATCATTAATATCAGCTCTCTTGGGCATACAC AAGGTTATATTCCATTTGatgacatgaaatatgagagaggcTATGACAAAATTCAGGCATATGGAAACAGCAAACTAGCGAATGTCCTTTTCACTCGCCAACTTGCAAAGAAATTAAAAG GAACAAACATTCAAGTATTTGCTGTCCACCCAGGAGCTGTACAGTCTAATTTAGCTCGTCATGTAGTAGAGAGGTGGTATGCTAGCAAACTAATGGCAATTATCTCGAAAAACACTGTTGAAGGCACACAGACGACACTTCATTGTGCCTTGGAGGCTATTCAGGAGGATCCTTATTATtacag